In bacterium, one genomic interval encodes:
- a CDS encoding OsmC family protein: MAQKKEKFVNGINVDQIFDTIEIIKENEEIARFNFRATNQWIAGTHNRATVEDFYGALKEDSSREPMVFELDEPPVLCGTNLGANPVEFLLVALSGCLTTTMIAHAAARGIEIRKVESRYEGDIDLRGFLGMSDSVLVGYKKIGVYFKIDADVSEDQKEKPVRMAQKHSPAFNSIAMPVPVSVQLDKT; this comes from the coding sequence ATGGCGCAAAAAAAGGAAAAGTTCGTCAACGGAATCAATGTCGACCAGATATTCGACACCATCGAGATCATCAAGGAAAACGAGGAAATCGCCCGGTTCAACTTCCGCGCAACGAATCAATGGATCGCGGGAACACACAACCGGGCCACCGTCGAAGATTTTTACGGCGCGCTGAAGGAGGACTCCTCGCGGGAACCGATGGTCTTTGAACTCGATGAACCGCCGGTCCTGTGCGGGACGAACCTCGGAGCGAACCCCGTCGAATTCCTGCTCGTCGCCTTGTCCGGTTGCCTGACGACCACCATGATCGCCCATGCGGCCGCCCGGGGCATCGAGATCAGGAAAGTGGAATCCAGGTACGAGGGAGACATCGACCTTCGTGGTTTCCTTGGGATGTCGGATTCCGTTCTCGTGGGGTACAAGAAGATCGGCGTGTACTTCAAAATCGATGCGGACGTTTCGGAAGACCAGAAAGAAAAACCCGTCAGGATGGCGCAGAAGCATTCGCCGGCGTTCAACAGCATCGCGATGCCGGTCCCGGTTTCGGTTCAACTGGACAAGACGTGA